One genomic region from Prevotella sp. Rep29 encodes:
- a CDS encoding outer membrane beta-barrel family protein: MRRLTIICVLYLVTTFALAQRITKRYDNISMSKILMEFNDLQREYTINFIYDELEDFKVTTEIKNKKITDAIFQIVGFYPIRVIKSGEYEIFVECTYKTDRHLMGTIIDEQGQPVAYANVAILHPKDSTLLSGGVSNESGYFAVPYETFSTEGNKEGAVLARISYVGYKTIYKICSQPEIGTIRMHPETQTLKSVTVKGERPIYQTKGSSIITNVAGTVLERLHSTSELLLQVPGVIASPNGTISVFGRGTPIYYINNRKVQNMQEITRLSPKDIQNIELVRNPGAQYDAKVRAVIKITTRIKEEGYTLQVNVSEKLNNVLTSKGSVNVGLKKEKLNTSMYLEYEDFHRHFNQPQIVELVVDGDNYRYENTENNYKSHQKEPRWSANIDYEFNERHIAGISYDGYHNTWLSPSDAWRICSKNSQEFQRTRILSDYHNDINSTHVNTFYNAEWTNRLRTALNIDYAGNSSNYRQLTDEITNDVTRSTLNKSKSRYHIYAGRLTFDYTLGPKSSLLWGAEYNRVTGNGTADCSNTIVPSSDYRQWENKTAAFVEAKVMFGNWTLNGGLRYEDVTSDYADRLAPDANVHRHYRNLFPSVEISYGHGGWINTLSFSSRTRRPSLRQLSNYTFYDSEFAYQHGNPSLRPMTFYTAEWSTGYKFIYASVSYIYKKNVITNDIYTENEHSHILVSSPSNFDHASQLSANVGLQYKLRWWRPSLRMAVSHTFFNGEYMKEPYNYDKTEFSVVTSQYFDLPHSWLANIYYYYNSGGTQNYVQLKSYQMLNLSLQKSFLQNRLSVKLAAQDIFHKMKFNAESRIRNVHFWQIEDQKYWNFSLSIVYRLNQLKTKYRGKNAANEQINRL; this comes from the coding sequence ATGAGACGACTAACAATCATCTGTGTGCTATACCTTGTGACAACATTTGCTTTGGCTCAGCGTATTACTAAACGCTATGATAATATATCAATGTCAAAAATTTTAATGGAATTCAATGACCTGCAACGTGAATATACCATCAACTTCATTTACGATGAATTGGAGGATTTTAAGGTAACGACAGAAATAAAAAATAAAAAAATAACAGATGCTATTTTCCAAATTGTCGGTTTCTATCCTATCCGAGTTATCAAGAGCGGTGAATATGAGATTTTCGTGGAGTGTACTTATAAAACTGACCGTCATCTGATGGGTACTATTATTGATGAGCAGGGCCAACCAGTGGCATACGCTAATGTAGCTATTCTCCATCCGAAAGACTCCACCCTACTGAGTGGAGGTGTATCGAATGAAAGTGGATATTTTGCAGTTCCTTACGAAACATTTTCTACGGAGGGAAACAAGGAGGGAGCCGTCCTCGCGCGTATCTCATACGTTGGCTATAAAACTATATATAAAATATGTAGTCAACCTGAGATAGGGACAATACGGATGCACCCCGAAACGCAAACACTCAAAAGCGTCACAGTCAAAGGCGAACGACCTATCTATCAAACCAAAGGCAGTAGCATCATTACAAACGTGGCAGGTACGGTTTTGGAACGTTTGCACAGTACCAGCGAACTGCTATTACAAGTACCAGGTGTTATTGCTTCACCAAATGGAACGATATCTGTTTTTGGACGTGGAACTCCTATTTACTATATCAACAACCGCAAAGTGCAAAACATGCAGGAAATAACCCGTCTATCACCCAAGGACATCCAGAATATCGAACTAGTACGTAATCCTGGAGCACAATACGATGCAAAAGTGAGAGCCGTCATAAAAATAACAACACGCATAAAGGAAGAAGGATATACACTACAGGTAAATGTCAGTGAAAAACTCAATAATGTACTGACATCAAAAGGATCTGTCAATGTAGGATTGAAAAAAGAAAAACTCAATACCTCAATGTATCTGGAGTACGAGGACTTTCATCGACACTTTAACCAACCACAGATAGTAGAACTCGTTGTAGATGGTGATAACTATCGATATGAAAATACAGAGAATAACTACAAATCACACCAGAAAGAACCGCGTTGGTCGGCTAACATAGATTACGAGTTCAACGAACGACACATTGCAGGTATCAGTTACGATGGTTATCACAATACGTGGCTTTCTCCGTCTGATGCTTGGCGCATCTGTAGCAAAAATAGTCAAGAGTTCCAGCGCACCCGCATTTTGAGCGACTACCATAACGATATAAATTCTACCCACGTCAACACGTTTTACAATGCTGAGTGGACGAATCGCCTACGCACCGCCCTCAATATTGACTATGCAGGCAACTCCAGCAACTACCGCCAACTGACCGATGAAATAACAAATGACGTAACGCGCTCAACACTTAACAAAAGCAAGAGTCGTTACCACATCTATGCAGGTCGGCTAACGTTCGACTACACTTTAGGACCGAAATCCTCATTGTTATGGGGTGCAGAGTACAACCGCGTGACAGGCAACGGAACAGCTGATTGCAGCAATACCATCGTGCCATCTTCTGATTATAGACAATGGGAAAATAAAACTGCAGCTTTTGTGGAGGCGAAAGTGATGTTTGGCAACTGGACACTGAACGGAGGCCTGCGCTATGAGGACGTGACAAGCGACTATGCAGACCGTTTGGCTCCCGATGCCAATGTCCACCGTCATTACCGCAATCTGTTTCCTTCTGTGGAAATCAGCTATGGACACGGAGGATGGATAAATACTCTCTCGTTCTCGTCGCGTACCAGACGTCCGTCATTGCGCCAACTGAGTAACTATACATTCTATGACAGCGAGTTTGCCTATCAACACGGCAATCCCAGTCTTCGGCCCATGACATTCTACACCGCTGAGTGGAGCACGGGTTACAAGTTTATCTATGCCTCAGTCAGCTATATTTATAAGAAAAACGTGATAACTAACGACATATACACCGAGAATGAACACTCCCACATATTGGTGAGTTCCCCCAGTAATTTCGACCACGCAAGTCAGTTGAGTGCCAATGTCGGTTTGCAATATAAACTCCGTTGGTGGCGACCATCGCTCCGCATGGCTGTTAGCCACACGTTCTTTAACGGCGAGTATATGAAAGAGCCATACAATTACGACAAGACCGAGTTCTCTGTCGTGACCAGCCAATACTTTGACCTGCCACACTCATGGCTCGCTAACATCTATTATTATTACAACAGCGGCGGTACGCAGAACTATGTTCAATTGAAATCTTACCAGATGCTCAACCTAAGCCTACAGAAGTCCTTCTTACAAAATCGTCTAAGTGTGAAACTGGCGGCTCAAGACATCTTCCATAAAATGAAGTTCAATGCAGAATCGCGCATCCGCAACGTCCACTTCTGGCAGATTGAAGACCAAAAATATTGGAATTTCTCGCTAAGTATCGTCTATCGTCTGAATCAACTCAAGACCAAGTATCGCGGAAAGAATGCCGCCAACGAGCAAATTAACCGACTATAG
- a CDS encoding glycosyltransferase family 9 protein, with translation MNHQHILVIRLSAMGDVAMTVPVIAALADAYPELRITILSRGFARAFFENLSPNVFFMEADFKNEYRGIHGLNVLYRRLKAKNFTAVADLHDVLRTKYLRLRFLIGGCKVKHINKHRSERKKLVRKNNKVLQQIPTSFENYQDVFSALGFTFELKKDREIGLGSADNDHVLSAVIGEKQPNERWIGIAPFAAHQGKIYPIDKMENVVKELSQDENIRIFFFGAGKKEKDIINEWCSKYARCVNASEKLGGLDNELLLMRELNVMLSMDSANMHLASLTDTPVVSIWGATHPYAGFMGWRQSENNAIQLEMECRPCSIYGNQPCHRNDYACMNQISEKQIIQKIRDIIQ, from the coding sequence ATGAATCATCAGCATATACTGGTTATCAGACTGTCGGCAATGGGCGATGTTGCGATGACCGTTCCTGTCATTGCAGCGCTTGCTGATGCTTATCCTGAACTGAGGATAACCATTCTCAGTCGTGGGTTTGCACGTGCGTTCTTTGAAAACTTGTCACCAAACGTGTTTTTCATGGAAGCCGATTTCAAGAATGAATATCGCGGAATCCATGGATTAAATGTTCTCTATCGGCGCCTGAAGGCTAAGAATTTCACGGCTGTTGCCGATTTGCATGACGTGTTGCGCACAAAATACCTGCGATTGAGATTTCTCATCGGTGGTTGTAAAGTAAAACATATCAACAAACACCGGTCTGAAAGAAAAAAATTGGTTCGAAAAAACAATAAAGTCCTACAGCAAATACCCACTTCCTTCGAGAATTACCAGGATGTTTTTTCTGCATTGGGCTTTACTTTTGAATTGAAGAAAGACAGGGAAATAGGATTGGGAAGCGCAGACAATGACCATGTTCTCTCAGCCGTAATTGGAGAAAAGCAGCCGAATGAGCGCTGGATTGGCATAGCACCCTTCGCTGCCCACCAAGGAAAAATCTATCCGATAGACAAGATGGAGAACGTTGTTAAAGAGCTTTCTCAAGACGAAAACATCAGAATTTTCTTTTTCGGAGCAGGCAAGAAGGAGAAGGATATCATCAACGAATGGTGTTCAAAATATGCGAGATGTGTGAACGCATCGGAAAAATTGGGAGGATTGGACAACGAACTTCTGTTGATGAGAGAACTGAACGTGATGCTTTCGATGGACAGTGCAAACATGCACTTGGCATCACTGACCGATACTCCCGTCGTCAGCATCTGGGGAGCAACACATCCTTATGCCGGATTTATGGGATGGCGACAAAGCGAAAACAATGCTATTCAATTGGAAATGGAATGTCGTCCCTGCAGTATATACGGCAATCAGCCATGCCATAGGAACGACTATGCATGTATGAATCAAATCAGCGAAAAGCAAATCATACAGAAAATAAGAGACATTATTCAGTAA
- a CDS encoding GH3 auxin-responsive promoter family protein, which yields MNITSVLRKLFIARQRELAHYTYEAEKLQHDVLMRLIEQAKDTEYGRKHLFAAIKGYDDFAKNVPVNTYEELKGDIERIRSLMG from the coding sequence ATGAATATAACAAGCGTATTACGCAAATTGTTCATCGCTCGTCAGCGTGAACTTGCACACTATACTTATGAGGCTGAAAAGTTGCAGCACGACGTTCTGATGCGTCTTATCGAACAGGCTAAGGACACGGAATATGGTCGCAAGCATTTGTTTGCTGCCATCAAGGGTTATGATGATTTTGCCAAGAATGTTCCCGTCAACACCTATGAGGAATTGAAAGGCGACATTGAGCGCATTCGTTCCCTGATGGGATAA
- the rd gene encoding rubredoxin yields the protein MKKYICEVCGYIYDPAIGDPDSGIEPGTAFEDIPEDWVCPICGVGKDDFKVEE from the coding sequence ATGAAAAAGTACATTTGTGAAGTTTGCGGGTATATCTACGACCCTGCTATCGGTGATCCTGACAGTGGTATAGAACCAGGAACAGCGTTTGAAGATATTCCAGAAGATTGGGTATGCCCCATCTGCGGTGTAGGAAAAGATGACTTCAAAGTTGAAGAGTAA
- a CDS encoding GH3 auxin-responsive promoter family protein, with translation MNITSVLRKLFIARQRELAHYTYEAEKLQHDVLMRLVEQAKDTEYGRKHLFAAIKGYDDFAKNVPVNTYEELKGDIERMRHGEADVLWSGTVKWFAKSSGTTNDKSKFIPVSREGLQIQYNGGKDSVALYLQNNPKSRLFDGKALILGGSHSPNYNLPNSLVGDLSSILIENINPLANLVRVPKKEVALLSDFEVKRDRIAEATVHKNVTNLSGVPSWMLSVLVKVLELSGKQRIDEVWPNLEVFFHGGIAFTPYRKQYEELIQSQGMHYMETYNASEGFFGIQSDLSDPAMMLMIDYDVFYEFIPMDEFGTENPTVVPLTGIEVGKNYAMLISTSCGLWRYLIGDTVTFTQKNPYKFIITGRTKHFINAFGEELIIDNAEKGLKYACEQTGAEISEYTAAPVFMDEKAKCHHQWLIEFFKEPADLNEFARLLDTKLQEINSDYEAKRYKDITLQHLEIVKARQSLFNDWLKSRGKLGGQNKVPRLSNTREIIENLLEMNKEEK, from the coding sequence ATGAATATAACAAGCGTATTACGCAAATTGTTCATCGCTCGTCAGCGTGAACTTGCACACTATACTTATGAGGCTGAAAAGTTGCAGCACGATGTTCTGATGCGTCTTGTCGAACAGGCTAAGGACACGGAATATGGTCGCAAGCATTTGTTTGCTGCCATCAAGGGTTATGATGATTTTGCCAAGAATGTTCCCGTCAACACCTATGAGGAATTGAAAGGCGACATTGAGCGCATGCGTCATGGCGAGGCGGATGTGTTGTGGAGCGGTACGGTGAAGTGGTTTGCCAAGTCTTCAGGAACAACCAACGATAAGTCGAAATTCATTCCCGTCAGTCGGGAGGGATTGCAGATACAGTACAATGGTGGTAAAGACAGTGTTGCGCTCTACCTTCAGAACAATCCGAAAAGCAGGCTCTTTGACGGTAAGGCGCTCATTCTCGGTGGCAGCCATTCGCCGAACTACAACCTTCCGAACAGTCTTGTCGGCGATTTATCATCGATATTGATAGAGAACATCAACCCGTTGGCAAATTTGGTGCGTGTGCCCAAAAAAGAGGTGGCGCTGCTATCCGACTTCGAGGTGAAACGCGACCGCATCGCAGAGGCAACCGTCCATAAGAATGTGACCAATCTGTCGGGCGTTCCTTCGTGGATGCTGTCGGTTTTGGTCAAGGTTTTGGAATTGTCTGGCAAACAGCGCATTGACGAAGTTTGGCCCAATCTGGAAGTGTTCTTCCACGGCGGCATAGCCTTCACACCCTATCGGAAGCAATATGAAGAACTGATACAAAGCCAGGGGATGCATTATATGGAGACATACAATGCGAGCGAGGGATTTTTCGGCATACAGTCGGATTTAAGCGACCCTGCCATGATGCTGATGATTGACTATGATGTCTTCTACGAGTTTATCCCGATGGACGAATTTGGTACGGAAAACCCCACGGTGGTTCCGCTGACAGGCATCGAGGTGGGCAAGAATTACGCCATGCTTATTTCCACATCGTGCGGACTTTGGCGTTATCTGATAGGCGATACAGTGACGTTCACGCAGAAAAATCCCTATAAATTTATCATCACCGGACGCACGAAGCACTTCATCAACGCTTTCGGTGAAGAGTTGATTATCGACAATGCCGAGAAAGGACTCAAATATGCCTGCGAGCAGACTGGTGCGGAAATCAGCGAATACACAGCCGCTCCCGTCTTCATGGACGAGAAAGCAAAGTGTCATCACCAATGGCTCATCGAGTTTTTCAAGGAACCTGCCGACCTGAACGAGTTTGCACGGCTGCTCGACACCAAACTGCAGGAAATCAATAGCGACTATGAAGCAAAGCGCTATAAAGACATTACGTTGCAGCACTTGGAAATAGTCAAGGCACGGCAGTCGCTGTTCAACGACTGGCTGAAATCGCGCGGAAAGCTGGGCGGACAAAACAAAGTACCGCGACTTTCCAATACCCGCGAAATAATAGAAAATTTGTTGGAAATGAACAAGGAGGAAAAATAA
- the rnc gene encoding ribonuclease III, with amino-acid sequence MLRNMISRVRLPFQKEKELYLSLHKVLGFYPNHIGYYKQALMHKSVVAREKGKRINNERLEFLGDSILGAVVSDIVYKHFERKGEGFLTNTRSKIVQRPTLNRLAEEMGIIHLIKYNSNISSHNNYTGGNAFEALVGAIYLDQGYKACMKFVEKQILRHLINLDKVAYKEVNFKSKLLEWSQKNRIQIEFVQTDMHKDEKGSPVFSCMVMLEGIEGCPGTGYSKKESQQIAAKETLNRLRKNPKFIDDVFAAKTNRTKMEEEPVQCVPDTEEKVDFINASKAEETQPVERFNDTVEVKVETAAVDDEFDLSDIKTTVGEPSREDIIAAAEAAAFNEG; translated from the coding sequence ATGTTGAGAAACATGATTAGTCGGGTAAGGCTCCCTTTTCAAAAGGAAAAGGAGCTTTACCTTTCTTTACATAAGGTGCTCGGTTTTTATCCGAACCACATCGGCTATTACAAGCAGGCACTCATGCACAAGAGTGTTGTGGCGCGCGAGAAAGGGAAACGCATCAATAACGAACGCCTCGAATTTCTCGGCGACTCCATTCTCGGTGCCGTCGTGAGCGATATCGTCTATAAGCATTTCGAACGAAAAGGAGAGGGATTCCTGACCAATACACGTTCCAAGATTGTGCAGCGACCCACACTCAACCGCTTGGCGGAAGAGATGGGAATCATACATCTTATCAAGTATAACAGCAACATCTCTTCACACAACAACTACACGGGAGGCAACGCTTTCGAGGCACTTGTCGGAGCCATCTATCTCGACCAAGGCTACAAGGCTTGCATGAAATTCGTGGAGAAGCAGATACTGAGACATCTGATTAACCTCGACAAGGTGGCTTACAAGGAAGTGAACTTCAAGAGTAAACTGCTCGAATGGAGCCAGAAGAACCGCATACAGATTGAGTTTGTGCAGACAGACATGCACAAGGACGAAAAGGGAAGTCCCGTTTTCTCCTGCATGGTGATGCTTGAAGGCATAGAGGGCTGTCCGGGAACGGGATATTCCAAGAAAGAAAGCCAGCAGATTGCTGCGAAGGAAACGCTGAACCGCTTGCGCAAGAATCCAAAATTTATAGACGATGTGTTCGCTGCCAAGACCAACCGCACAAAGATGGAGGAAGAACCCGTTCAGTGTGTGCCCGATACGGAGGAGAAGGTGGATTTCATCAATGCGTCGAAGGCTGAAGAAACGCAGCCCGTTGAGCGCTTCAACGACACCGTTGAGGTGAAGGTGGAAACCGCTGCGGTTGATGATGAATTTGACTTGAGCGACATCAAGACAACCGTTGGCGAACCGTCCAGAGAAGATATCATAGCGGCTGCAGAGGCAGCAGCCTTCAACGAAGGCTAA
- a CDS encoding DUF4254 domain-containing protein, with protein MSYTENFNRIFQQAICDYHVKNDIDMEINNPYSRDSLENRLYLKCWIDTVQWHLEDIIRDPHIDPIDALQLKRRIDRSNQDRTDLVEQIDSYFRQKYCDVNVLPDARINTESPAWAIDRLSILALKIYHMQEEVERQDATDEHREKCQMKLNILLEQRVDLSTAIDQLLEDIEKGKKYMKVYRQMKMYNDPSTNPILYGKTPT; from the coding sequence ATGTCATACACAGAGAATTTTAACAGGATATTCCAGCAGGCTATCTGCGATTATCACGTAAAGAATGATATTGATATGGAGATTAATAATCCATATAGCCGTGATTCATTAGAGAATCGCCTCTATCTGAAATGTTGGATAGACACCGTGCAATGGCACTTGGAAGATATCATACGCGATCCGCATATCGACCCTATTGACGCACTGCAACTGAAACGACGCATAGACCGTTCCAATCAAGACAGGACGGACTTGGTTGAGCAGATAGACAGTTATTTCCGTCAGAAATATTGCGACGTAAACGTGCTGCCCGATGCACGCATCAACACTGAAAGTCCAGCATGGGCAATCGATCGCCTCTCTATTCTGGCACTGAAAATCTATCACATGCAGGAAGAGGTGGAACGACAGGATGCTACGGACGAACATCGTGAGAAATGCCAGATGAAACTCAATATTCTGCTTGAACAGCGGGTGGACCTTTCAACTGCCATCGACCAACTGCTTGAAGATATAGAAAAAGGAAAGAAGTACATGAAGGTTTACAGACAAATGAAAATGTATAACGACCCTTCTACCAATCCTATTCTATACGGAAAAACGCCAACGTGA
- a CDS encoding acyl carrier protein: MSEIESKVKAIIVDKLGVDESEVKPEASFTNDLGADSLDTVELIMEFEKEFNISIPDDKAEKIGTVSDAIAYIEENAK, encoded by the coding sequence ATGTCAGAAATTGAATCAAAGGTAAAAGCAATCATCGTAGATAAACTCGGTGTTGACGAATCAGAAGTGAAGCCTGAAGCAAGCTTTACAAATGATCTGGGTGCAGATTCATTGGATACAGTAGAACTCATCATGGAGTTCGAAAAGGAATTTAACATTTCAATTCCAGACGATAAAGCAGAGAAAATCGGCACCGTAAGCGATGCTATCGCATATATCGAGGAAAACGCAAAATAA
- a CDS encoding NUDIX hydrolase produces the protein MAFIYKYPRPAVTADCILMTREIEPQVLLIERGNEPYKGYWAFPGGFLNMDETTEQCAIRELEEETGMKIDKVHQIGAYSKVDRDPRGRVISVVYLAIIDKPVEVKGQDDATKAQWWPINSLPSLAFDHDEIMTDAIAHYNNFVGNAPDL, from the coding sequence ATGGCATTCATATACAAATATCCTCGACCAGCAGTAACAGCAGACTGCATATTGATGACACGCGAGATTGAACCACAGGTGTTGCTCATTGAGCGTGGGAATGAACCATACAAGGGCTACTGGGCATTCCCCGGCGGCTTCCTCAATATGGATGAGACCACCGAGCAGTGTGCCATCCGAGAACTGGAGGAAGAGACAGGAATGAAGATTGACAAGGTGCACCAGATTGGTGCATACTCCAAGGTTGACCGTGACCCTCGCGGTCGTGTCATTTCCGTCGTTTATCTTGCCATCATAGACAAGCCTGTTGAAGTCAAAGGACAAGATGATGCAACGAAAGCGCAGTGGTGGCCAATCAACTCACTGCCATCCCTTGCCTTTGACCATGACGAGATAATGACCGATGCCATCGCCCATTATAACAATTTTGTTGGTAACGCACCTGATTTATGA
- the fabF gene encoding beta-ketoacyl-ACP synthase II: MELKRVVVTGLGAVTPVGNTVEDTWKNLVAGVSGADGIKSFDCSKFKTQFACEVKDLDINEYIDRKESRKIDRYTQLALISAMQGVKDSGIDLEKENLNRIGVIYGVGIGGIKTFEEEVKYYGQHIEDGPKFSPFFIPKMISDIASGHISIHFGFHGPNYTTTSACASSTHALADAFNLLRLGKADIIVAGGAEAAICDCGLGGFNAMHALSTRNDDPKRASRPFSASRDGFVMGEGAGCLILEELEHAKARGAKIYAEMVGEGESADAFHITASHPEGLGAKLVMEEALADAGLKPEDIDYINVHGTSTHVGDISEVKAIKEVFGDAAYKLNISSTKSMTGHLLGAAGAIEALVTVLSVQNDIVPPTINHDEDDKDEEIDYNLNFTFNTAQKRQVRAALSNTFGFGGHNACVVFKKYEG; this comes from the coding sequence ATGGAGTTAAAAAGAGTAGTTGTTACAGGACTTGGAGCTGTAACACCAGTAGGTAACACTGTGGAGGATACGTGGAAAAACCTTGTTGCAGGAGTAAGTGGTGCCGACGGGATAAAGAGTTTTGACTGTTCGAAGTTCAAAACACAGTTTGCATGTGAAGTAAAAGACCTGGACATTAACGAATATATTGACAGGAAAGAGTCACGCAAGATAGACCGCTACACACAGTTGGCGCTCATCAGTGCAATGCAGGGAGTGAAAGACTCAGGCATCGACCTTGAGAAAGAGAACCTGAATCGCATCGGTGTGATCTACGGTGTGGGTATCGGTGGAATCAAGACTTTTGAAGAGGAAGTGAAATATTATGGTCAGCATATTGAAGACGGACCTAAATTCTCACCTTTCTTCATTCCGAAAATGATTTCCGACATAGCGTCTGGACACATCTCGATACATTTCGGATTCCATGGTCCGAACTATACGACGACGAGTGCCTGTGCATCATCCACGCATGCCCTTGCCGATGCGTTCAACTTGCTGCGTCTCGGCAAGGCTGACATCATTGTGGCAGGCGGTGCTGAAGCTGCCATTTGCGACTGCGGATTGGGTGGATTCAATGCGATGCACGCCTTGTCAACGCGTAATGACGACCCGAAGCGTGCCAGCCGTCCGTTCAGTGCGAGCCGCGACGGTTTTGTGATGGGCGAAGGTGCCGGCTGTCTGATTCTCGAAGAATTGGAGCATGCCAAGGCGCGCGGAGCAAAGATTTATGCAGAGATGGTGGGCGAAGGTGAGAGCGCCGATGCGTTCCATATCACGGCTTCCCATCCGGAAGGACTCGGTGCAAAGCTCGTGATGGAAGAAGCGCTTGCCGATGCAGGACTCAAACCAGAGGACATTGACTATATCAATGTGCACGGAACATCTACGCACGTGGGTGATATCTCCGAGGTGAAAGCCATCAAGGAGGTCTTCGGCGATGCAGCCTATAAGCTCAACATCAGTTCGACGAAGTCGATGACCGGTCACTTGCTCGGCGCTGCCGGCGCAATAGAGGCACTGGTGACCGTCTTGTCCGTGCAGAACGACATTGTTCCACCGACCATCAACCACGACGAAGACGACAAGGACGAGGAGATTGACTACAATCTGAACTTCACCTTCAACACAGCGCAGAAGCGTCAGGTGCGTGCTGCACTGAGCAACACCTTCGGATTCGGTGGTCATAATGCATGTGTGGTATTCAAGAAATATGAAGGCTGA